The Suricata suricatta isolate VVHF042 chromosome 4, meerkat_22Aug2017_6uvM2_HiC, whole genome shotgun sequence genome includes a region encoding these proteins:
- the ATP7B gene encoding copper-transporting ATPase 2, which translates to MSLPAPGTEWTVPACVILSKRSLPSCVWEPAMKQKQSFAFDNVGYEGGLDSMCPPQTATGTIGISGMTCQSCVKSIEGRISNLKGVVSIKVSLEQGSATVNYEPSVLSLPQVCRHIEDMGFEASVMEGKAASWPSRSSSALEAVVKLRVEGMTCQSCVSSIEGRLGKLQGVVRVRVSLGTQEAVITYQPYLIQPQDLRDHVNDMGFEAVIKNRVVPVSLGPIDIGRLQRTNPKTPLTSGNQNLNNSETLGHQGGHVATLQLRVDGMHCKSCVLNIEENIGQLPGVQSIHVSLESRIAHVQFDPARVTPGALQRAIEALPPGNFKVSLPDGAAGSGMDDRLSQSPAPAPTPGAQVQGAGSTAVLAITGMTCASCVQSIEGLLSRREGVRQVSVSLAEGTGVVLYDPSVTNPEELQAAVEEMGFEASVISENWYSNHVGSHSAGNSAVCNTAGGPVSVQGMAPRAGALPKNHSPGCSSKSPQASAAVASQKCFLQITGMTCASCVSTIERNLQKEAGILSVLVALMAGKAEVKYNPEVIQPLEIAQLIQDLGFEAAVMEDYTGSDGDLELIITGMTCASCVHNIESKLTRTNGITYASVALATSKAHVKFDPEMIGPRDIVRIIEEIGFHASPAQRNPNAHHLDHKVEIKQWKKSFLCSLVFGIPVMGLMIYMLVPSSEPHETMVLDHNIIPGLSILNLIFFILCTFVQLLGGWYFYVQAYRSLRHGAANMDVLIVLATSIAYTYSVVILVVAVAEKAERSPVTFFDTPPMLFVFIALGRWLEHVAKSKTSEALAKLMSLQATEATVVTLSEDNLIIREEQVPMELVQRGDIIKVVPGGKFPVDGKVLEGNTMADESLITGEAMPVTKKPGSTVIAGSINAHGSVLINATHVGNDTTLAQIVKLVEEAQMSKAPIQQLADRFSGYFVPFIIIISTLTLVVWIIIGFIDFGVVQKYFPTPNKHISQTEVVIRFAFQTSITVLCIACPCSLGLATPTAVMVGTGVAAQNGILIKGGKPLEMAHKIKTVMFDKTGTITHGVPKVMRVLLLVDVATLPLRKVLAVVGTAEASSEHPLGVAVTKYCKEELGTETLGYCTDFQAVPGCGIGCKVRGVEGILAHGGHQQGKQAALSNGVSGVPEETDATPQTFSVLIGNREWMRRNGLTISSDISDTMTDHEMKGQTAILVAIDGVLCGMIAIADAVKQEAALAVHTLKSMGVDVVLITGDNRKTARAIATQVGINKVFAEVLPSHKVAKVQELQNEGKKVAMVGDGVNDSPALARADVGIAIGTGTDVAIEAADVVLIRNDLLDVVASIHLSKRTVWRIRLNLVLALIYNLIGIPIAAGVFMPVGIVLQPWMGSAAMAASSVSVVLSSLQLKCYKKPDLQRYEAQAQGRMKPLTASQVSVHIGMDDRRWDSPRATPWDQVSYISQVSLSSLKSDRLSRHSAGADDSGDKWSLLLSDRDEEQCI; encoded by the exons ATGTCCCTACCAGCCCCAGGGACCGAGTGGACGGTGCCAGCCTGCGTG atcCTGTCTAAACGTTCTTTGCCCTCCTGTGTCTGGGAACCAGCAATGAAGCAGAAGCAGAGTTTCGCCTTCGACAATGTTGGCTACGAGGGTGGTCTGGACAGCATGTGCCCTCCTCAGACGGCCACTGGCACCATCGGCATCTCGGGCATGACTTGCCAGTCGTGTGTAAAGTCTATCGAGGGCAGGATTTCGAATTTGAAAGGCGTCGTGAGCATTAAGGTTTCTTTGGAACAAGGCAGTGCGACCGTGAACTACGAGCCGTCAGTCCTGAGCCTGCCGCAGGTGTGCCGTCACATCGAGGACATGGGCTTTGAGGCCAGTGTCATGGAAGGAAAGGCCGCCTCCTGGCCCTCGAGATCCTCGTCTGCCCTGGAGGCCGTGGTCAAGCTTCGGGTGGAGGGCATGACCTGCCAGTCCTGTGTCAGCTCCATCGAGGGCAGGTTGGGGAAGCTGCAGGGGGTGGTGAGAGTCCGAGTGTCCCTAGGCACCCAGGAGGCAGTCATTACTTACCAGCCTTATCTCATTCAGCCTCAGGACCTCAGGGACCACGTAAACGACATGGGCTTTGAAGCTGTCATCAAGAACAGAGTGGTGCCCGTAAGCCTGGGACCAATTGATATTGGGCGGTTACAGAGGACCAACCCAAAGACACCTTTGACTTCTGGTAACCAGAATCTCAATAACTCTGAGACCTTGGGGCACCAAGGGGGCCATGTGGCCACTCTGCAGCTGAGAGTAGATGGAATGCACTGTAAATCCTGTGTCCTGAACATTGAGGAAAATATAGGCCAACTCCCAGGGGTTCAGAGTATTCACGTGTCCTTGGAGAGCAGAATTGCCCACGTACAGTTTGACCCTGCTCGTGTCACCCCAGGGGCCCTGCAGAGGGCCATCGAGGCGCTTCCTCCTGGGAACTTTAAAGTGTCTCTTCCCGACGGAGCAGCAGGCAGTGGGATGGATGACAGGCTTTCCCAGagtcccgcccctgcccccaccccgggaGCCCAGGTGCAGGGCGCAGGCAGCACCGCGGTGCTTGCCATCACCGGCATGACCTGTGCGTCCTGCGTCCAGTCCATCGAAGGCCTGCTCTCCCGCAGGGAGGGGGTGCGGCAAGTGTCAGTGTCTCTGGCTGAAGGGACTGGAGTGGTGCTCTATGATCCCTCGGTAACCAACCCAGAAGAACTCCAAGCTGCTGTTGAGGAAATGGGATTCGAGGCTTCAGTCATTTCCG AAAACTGGTACAGCAACCACGTCGGAAGCCACAGCGCAGGGAATTCCGCAGTGTGCAACACAGCCGGTGGGCCTGTGTCTGTGCAGGGAATGGCTCCCCGTGCCGGGGCGCTCCCTAAAAACCACAGCCCGGGCTGCTCGTCCAAGTCCCCGCAGGCCTCTGCGGCAGTGGCGTCACAGAAGTGCTTTTTACAGATCACAGGCATGACCTGTGCATCCTGCGTGTCCACCATAGAGAGAAACCTGCAGAAGGAGGCAG GTATCCTCTCGGTGCTGGTCGCCTTGATGGCCGGAAAGGCAGAGGTGAAGTACAATCCGGAAGTGATCCAGCCACTGGAGATAGCTCAGCTCATCCAGGACTTGGGCTTTGAGGCTGCGGTGATGGAAGACTACACAGGTTCAGACGGTGACCTCGAGCTGATC ATCACGGGCATGACCTGCGCGTCCTGTGTTCACAACATAGAGTCCAAACTCACGAGGACGAACGGCATCACCTACGCCTCTGTGGCCCTTGCCACCAGCAAAGCCCACGTGAAGTTCGATCCTGAAATGATCGGTCCGCGGGATATTGTCAGAATTATCGAG GAAATCGGCTTTCATGCTTCCCCGGCCCAGAGAAACCCCAACGCGCATCACTTGGACCACAAGGTGGAAATAAAGCA GTGGAAGAAGTCTTTTCTGTGCAGCCTGGTATTTGGCATCCCCGTTATGGGTTTAATGATCTACATGCTGGTGCCCAGCAGCGAGCCACACGAGACTATGGTCCTGGACCACAACATCATTCCAGGACTGTCCATTCTAaatctcatcttctttatcctgtGTACCTTTGTCCAG CTCCTTGGCGGCTGGTACTTTTACGTCCAGGCCTACAGGTCTCTGCGGCATGGGGCGGCCAACATGGACGTGCTCATCGTGCTGGCCACGAGCATCGCCTACACCTACTCAGTTGTCATCCTGGTGGTGGCTGTGGCCGAGAAGGCGGAGAGGAGCCCCGTGACCTTCTTCGacacccctcccatgctctttgTGTTCATTGCCCTGGGCCGGTGGCTGGAGCACGTGGCGAAG AGTAAAACCTCAGAAGCCCTTGCCAAGCTCATGTCTCTCCAAGCCACAGAAGCCACCGTCGTGACCCTTAGTGAGGACAACTTGATCATCAG AGAGGAGCAAGTACCCATGGAGCTGGTGCAGCGGGGCGACATCATCAAGGTCGTGCCCGGGGGAAAGTTCCCGGTGGATGGGAAAGTCCTGGAAGGCAATACCATGGCCGACGAGTCCCTCATCACAG GAGAAGCCATGCCCGTCACTAAGAAACCCGGAAGCACAGTGATTGCTGGGTCTATAAATGCACATGGCTCTGTGCTCATTAATGCCACCCACGTGGGCAATGAcaccactttggctcagattgtgaaaTTAGTAGAAGAGGCTCAGATGTCAAAG GCACCCATTCAGCAACTGGCTGACCGATTTAGTGGATATTTTGTCccatttatcatcatcatttcaACGCTGACGTTGGTGGTATGGATTATAATCGGTTTTATCGATTTTGGTGTTGTTCAGAAATACTTTCCT ACCCCCAACAAGCATATCTCGCAGACAGAGGTGGTCATCCGCTTCGCGTTCCAGACATCCATCACGGTGCTCTGCATCgcctgcccctgctccctgggCTTGGCCACGCCCACAGCCGTCATGGTGGGCACCGGGGTGGCCGCCCAGAACGGCATCCTCATCAAGGGAGGCAAGCCTCTGGAGATGGCCCACAAG ATAAAGACTGTGATGTTTGACAAAACCGGCACCATTACCCACGGGGTCCCCAAAGTCATGAGGGTCCTCCTGCTCGTGGACGTGGCCACGCTGCCCCTCAGGAAGGTTCTTGCTGTGGTGGGCACTGCGGAGGCCAGCAGCGAGCACCCCCTGGGCGTGGCAGTCACCAAGTACTGTAAAGAG GAACTGGGAACAGAGACCTTGGGGTACTGCACAGACTTCCAGGCGGTGCCAGGCTGTGGGATCGGCTGCAAAGTCAGAGGTGTGGAGGGCATCCTGGCCCATGGTGGGCACCAGCAGGGCAAGCAGGCTGCTCTCTCGAATGGCGTCAGTGGTGTTCCTGAGGAGACAG ATGCAACCCCCCAGACCTTTTCTGTGCTGATTGGGAACCGCGAGTGGATGAGGCGCAACGGCCTGACCATTTCCAGCGACATCAGTGACACCATGACAGATCACGAGATGAAAGGCCAGACAGCCATCCTGGTGGCCATTGACG GCGTGCTCTGTGGGATGATCGCCATCGCAGACGCGGTCAAGCAGGAGGCGGCCTTGGCCGTGCACACGCTGAAGAGCATGGGTGTGGACGTGGTTCTGATCACCGGGGACAACCGGAAGACGGCCAGAGCCATTGCCAcccag gTTGGCATCAACAAAGTCTTTGCAGAGGTGCTGCCTTCTCACAAAGTGGCCAAGGTCCAGGAGCTCCAGAATGAAGGGAAGAAAGTCGCCATGGTGGGAGACGGGGTCAATGACTCGCCAGCCTTGGCCCGGGCCGACGTGGGCATTGCCATTGGGACAGGCACCGATGTCGCCATTGAGGCTGCCGACGTTGTCCTCATCAGA AACGACTTGCTCGATGTGGTGGCCAGCATCCACCTCTCCAAGAGGACCGTCTGGAGAATACGACTCAATCTGGTGCTGGCGTTGATTTATAACCTGATCGGGATACCCATCGCAGCAG GGGTCTTCATGCCTGTTGGCATTGTGCTACAGCCGTGGATGGGCTCAGCGGCCATGGCGGCCTCCTCGGTGTCTGTGGTTCTCTCGTCGCTGCAGCTCAAGTG